In Rhodothermia bacterium, the sequence TTCAGTCCTTCTATAAACTAACGGCAAAGTGGGGTGCGCCGATTATCCTTCAAGAGCACATTACAGGACAAGAATTAAACGTAACGGCACTGGGTGATGGTAAGGGGAGGTTGACGGGTGCGGTAGCCATGCGAAAAACCTTCATTACGCAAGCCGGAAAAGCATGGGCGGGTATCTCTATCCGTGATACCGCCCTGATTAGCCTCGCCGAGCGGGTGATGAAAGAAACAAAGTGGGCGGGTGGTATGGAGTTGGAACTGATCAAAGAGGAAAAAACGGGAAACGTTTACCTCATAGAGATTAATCCCCGATTTCCGGCTTGGGTCTATCTCTCGGTGGCATGTGGCCAAAACCACCCAGAGGCGCTTGTTCGGATGGCCTTCGGGGAAGAACTTACTCCCATGCAAACCTATGAGGCGGGAAAAATGTTTATCCGTTATGCCTTTGATATGGTTTGCGAACTGTCCGACTTTGCTGCTTTTTCTACACAAGGCACCTTGGAGCATCAGCCTAAATTACAGGCATTTTATTGGTAAATCTGCTCCGAAAATAAAAAATTGCGTCTAAACTATTTAAAATACACCTCCATGACCAAACTTAAATATGAACGTCCGGCAATTCGGATGCTCAACAGCATGATCACTCAGAAATTTGGCGCATCGCCGGGTTTTAAACCTTTTACCCATATAGATGGTGCGGCAGTGAACGATTTGATGGCAGCGTATGGCTCCCCGCTGTTTGTGATCTCGGAGCGGACGCTTCGTAAAACCTATAAAGCGGCTTATCGGGCATTTTCTACGAGATACCCGAAGGTGCAATTTGCATGGTCTTACAAAACGAATTACCTCGATGCCGTTTGCCAAGTTTTCCATCAAGAAGGTTCGTGGGCCGAGGTGGTCTCTCGCTTCGAGTTCGATAAAGCCCTTCAAAATGGTGTTCCGGGTAGTAAAATCATTTTTAATGGCCCAGACAAAACCGAGGACGACCTACGCGCAGCAGTTCAGGAAGGTGCAATGATCCACATAGACCACTTTGACGAATTGTACGCCTTAACGGACGTCGCTACGAAGGTCGGAATACGACCCAAAGTGGCCATACGGGTGAACATGGATACAGGAATCCAGCCCATGTGGGATCGGTTTGGGTTCAATTATGAGTCGGGACAAGCATTGGAAGCCATCGAGAAGATCATGGAAACGGGTAAAATGGAACTGGTTGGCCTGCATTGTCATATCGGTACGTTTATGCTTTCGACCGATGCGTATCGGGTTGCTGCGGAGAAACTCTCCAAGTTGTCACTTCTCATTCACGACACATACGGCCTGCACCTTTCTTATTTAGACCTTGGAGGCGGATTTGCCACAAAGAACACCTTACGCGGTGCATACCTCAATGGGGCAGATGCTGCACCGTCCTTTCATGATTATGCCGAGGCCATTTGCGATACATTGTTAAATGCGGGCTTCCCAAAGGCACATTTACCCACGTTGATACTGGAAACGGGAAGGGCTTTGGTGGATGATGCTGGTTACCTACTTGGATCGGTTATCGCCAATAAGCGGCTTTCTGATGGGCGTAGGGCCACGATTTTGGATTTCGGGGTGAATATACTTTTTACCGCGTTTTGGTACGAACACACCATTTCCCCGGCACAACCATGTAGTCAGTATGGGGAGGATACCATTTTATACGGCCCTCTGTGTATGAATATAGATGTTGTCCGCGAACATGTTAAACTCCCACCGCTTAATCGTGGAGACCAAGTGGTGGTTCACCGTGTGGGTGCGTATAACATGACACAATGGATGCAGTTTATCACCCTGCGGCCCAATGTGGTGATGCTTGATATGGAGGGTAAACCCCATTTGATTCGAGCTGCAGAGACCTTGGAACATCTCTCGCACAACGAATTAATGCCAGAATATTTGTTGGAAATGGTTCATTGACCTTAACGCCGGAACGTACCATGATGCAAGTGCCTACTTCAAAACGTCGGATAGATGGACGGTTTTGGTTAGAAAGTACTTTAAACAGCTATGGCCAGTTGTTTTTCTCCCAAAACCGTTTCCTCTCGGTATTGGTCTTGGCAGCTTCGTTCACCAATTGGGAGGTTGGGCGTTGGGGGCTTCCGGCCATTTGGTTGACGCACGGTCTTGCGTGGTTGGCCGGTTTCGATAAAGCCTTGATTCGTGGTGGAATGCTCGGCCTGAATAGCCTTTTAGTGGTGTTCGGGCTTTCTACCTTGTTTCAACCGAATTTGCCATTTGTTGGCTTGTTGTTGGCGGCTTGTGTGTTTACGCTCGTCGCTGGTGTGGCTTTGCACTATGGCCTATCTCATTGGGAAATTCCCATGTTGAGCCTGCCATTTGTTCTGGGTATTTGGATGATGGAGTTGGCGTCGCGCCAGTTTACGGCATTATCGCCAAGTACAGGTTCTATTTACACTCTTAACGAATTGTATAAATGGGGTGGTAGTAGCCTTGTTGGGGCATACGAAGCATTCCAAACCATACAACTTCCTATTCTCATAGAAGGTTATTTGCGCTCGTTGGCGGCTATTTTATTCCAGAGCAATTGGGTGGCAGGTCTCTTGATTGCACTTGGGTTGCTTGCCGCATCTCGGATTTTATTTTCGCTCTCTGTGCTTGGCTTTATACTAGGATATGGTGCGCAAGGGCTATTGGGAATGGATCTTGCGGCGTTGAATTATGGCGCATTAGGATTCAATTATGTTTTAACCACCCTTGCGCTGAGTGGGTACTTCTTTATCCCGAATGTCCAGAGTTACGGGCTGTCGGCGGCAGTTATCCCTTTGGTTATGACGCTGAATGCCGGTCTTTCCGAGTTGAATCATTTGGTTCAATTGCCTATTTATTCGTTACCTTTTGCTCTCGCTACTGGATTTGTCATCTACGTGACCAAGTTCTCCTCTCGTACCCATGCACTTATTCCAGTGTACGCACAGCAGCCTACACCAGAAGCAAACTTATACAGCGACCAAAATCAGAAGCAACGGTTTAAGGGATTTGTTTGGCATCAAATTTCTTTGCCCTTTTTTGGAACATGGCGGGTGTCACAGGGGCATAATGGCCGTATTACCCATCGCGAACATTGGCAATATGCTTGGGACTTTGACCAAACCGATGCCGAAGGAAGAACCTTTGAATTTCCCGGACTGAAGTGTGAGGATTTTTATTGCTATAACCTGCCCGTACTCGCTCCGGCGGCAGGAACGGTGGTAGAAGTACAAGATCACGTCCCCGATAACGAAATTGGGGACATAAACCTTGCACAAAATTGGGGAAATACCGTAGTGATTAAGCACACTGAAGGTCTTTATACCAAATTAAGCCACTTGAAGATTGGTTCCATTTGTGTTCAAAAGGGAGAAATTGTCCAAGTAGGCCAACGACTTGGAGTCGTGGGTAATTCTGGACGGTCACCTGAGCCGCACCTCCATTTTCAGGTACAAGTCACGCCATATATCGGCGCATATACTTTTCCATACCCGATTGCAGCCTATTTGGTTCATACAACCGATGGCCTAATATTGCATCAATACGACTTTCCCAAAGA encodes:
- a CDS encoding alanine racemase, producing MTKLKYERPAIRMLNSMITQKFGASPGFKPFTHIDGAAVNDLMAAYGSPLFVISERTLRKTYKAAYRAFSTRYPKVQFAWSYKTNYLDAVCQVFHQEGSWAEVVSRFEFDKALQNGVPGSKIIFNGPDKTEDDLRAAVQEGAMIHIDHFDELYALTDVATKVGIRPKVAIRVNMDTGIQPMWDRFGFNYESGQALEAIEKIMETGKMELVGLHCHIGTFMLSTDAYRVAAEKLSKLSLLIHDTYGLHLSYLDLGGGFATKNTLRGAYLNGADAAPSFHDYAEAICDTLLNAGFPKAHLPTLILETGRALVDDAGYLLGSVIANKRLSDGRRATILDFGVNILFTAFWYEHTISPAQPCSQYGEDTILYGPLCMNIDVVREHVKLPPLNRGDQVVVHRVGAYNMTQWMQFITLRPNVVMLDMEGKPHLIRAAETLEHLSHNELMPEYLLEMVH
- a CDS encoding urea transporter; protein product: MMQVPTSKRRIDGRFWLESTLNSYGQLFFSQNRFLSVLVLAASFTNWEVGRWGLPAIWLTHGLAWLAGFDKALIRGGMLGLNSLLVVFGLSTLFQPNLPFVGLLLAACVFTLVAGVALHYGLSHWEIPMLSLPFVLGIWMMELASRQFTALSPSTGSIYTLNELYKWGGSSLVGAYEAFQTIQLPILIEGYLRSLAAILFQSNWVAGLLIALGLLAASRILFSLSVLGFILGYGAQGLLGMDLAALNYGALGFNYVLTTLALSGYFFIPNVQSYGLSAAVIPLVMTLNAGLSELNHLVQLPIYSLPFALATGFVIYVTKFSSRTHALIPVYAQQPTPEANLYSDQNQKQRFKGFVWHQISLPFFGTWRVSQGHNGRITHREHWQYAWDFDQTDAEGRTFEFPGLKCEDFYCYNLPVLAPAAGTVVEVQDHVPDNEIGDINLAQNWGNTVVIKHTEGLYTKLSHLKIGSICVQKGEIVQVGQRLGVVGNSGRSPEPHLHFQVQVTPYIGAYTFPYPIAAYLVHTTDGLILHQYDFPKEGDVVSSVHTDAGLLEAFTFVPGQTVNFQCTNKVGIDTEVTWLVETDAWNKTCFRDVAKDARAYFIQDGTMFYFTQYEGDTTSALFAFYMGCYKVLLAHYPNLEVTDVLPLHQVWRSVWRWLADFIAPFYVFGEAVFTSQNELTEVSSSAQVVRASVLLRVGKHNRKKMNFETTIEHGQITTFSWQSGEKILTLKRK